One region of Catenuloplanes indicus genomic DNA includes:
- the uraH gene encoding hydroxyisourate hydrolase, with protein sequence MIEYASISTHILDTVSGEPARGVYVRLERRDADGWSMIAEGHTDDDGRLREWAPINAWQAGGYRLVFYVEPYLGGNAFFPEITVAFHVHDPKRHYHVPLLLSPYGYTTYRGS encoded by the coding sequence ATGATCGAGTACGCGAGCATCTCCACGCACATCCTGGACACCGTCTCCGGTGAGCCGGCCCGCGGCGTCTACGTGCGGCTGGAGCGGCGCGACGCGGACGGCTGGTCGATGATCGCGGAGGGGCACACCGACGACGACGGGCGGCTGCGCGAGTGGGCGCCGATCAACGCGTGGCAGGCGGGCGGCTACCGGCTGGTCTTCTACGTGGAGCCGTACCTGGGCGGGAACGCGTTCTTCCCGGAGATCACGGTCGCGTTCCACGTCCACGACCCGAAGCGGCACTACCACGTACCACTGCTGCTCAGCCCGTACGGATACACCACCTATCGAGGGAGCTGA
- the pucL gene encoding factor-independent urate hydroxylase: MGIVLGPNRYGKAETRVVRVSRGADGTHALTDLNVSVALSGDLEDTHLTGDNAHVLPTDTQKNTVYAFAKQHGIASPEAFGLLLARHFTASQETITGARVEIEEYPWNRLGPHSFSRDGSLVRTASVEVSGATETVFGGLAGLTLLNSTDSEFSGFIRDGYTTLAETSDRILATAVDARWRFAAPEAEFNAVFSAARDAMIDAFTGTYSYSLQQTLFAMGEAVLEACPDLTEVRLRLPNKHHFVVDCTPFGLDATPEVFHADDRPYGLIEGTVVRED, from the coding sequence GTGGGGATCGTGCTCGGGCCGAACCGATACGGCAAGGCGGAGACCCGGGTGGTGCGGGTGTCCCGGGGCGCGGACGGCACGCACGCGCTCACCGACCTGAACGTGAGCGTGGCGCTCTCCGGCGACCTCGAGGACACGCACCTGACCGGCGACAACGCGCACGTGCTGCCGACCGACACGCAGAAGAACACGGTGTACGCGTTCGCGAAGCAGCACGGCATCGCGTCGCCGGAGGCGTTCGGGCTGCTGCTGGCGCGGCACTTCACGGCGTCCCAGGAGACGATCACGGGCGCGCGGGTGGAGATCGAGGAGTACCCGTGGAACCGGCTCGGGCCGCACTCGTTCTCCCGGGACGGTTCGCTGGTCCGTACCGCGTCGGTGGAGGTCTCGGGTGCCACGGAAACCGTCTTCGGCGGGCTGGCCGGACTGACGCTGCTCAACTCGACGGACTCGGAGTTCTCCGGCTTCATCCGGGACGGCTACACCACGCTGGCCGAGACGTCGGACCGGATCCTGGCTACGGCGGTGGACGCGCGGTGGCGGTTCGCCGCTCCCGAGGCCGAGTTCAACGCGGTCTTCTCCGCTGCCCGGGACGCCATGATCGACGCGTTCACCGGGACCTACAGCTACTCGCTGCAACAGACGCTGTTCGCGATGGGCGAGGCCGTGCTGGAGGCCTGCCCGGATCTCACCGAGGTGCGGCTGCGGCTGCCGAACAAGCACCACTTCGTGGTCGACTGCACGCCGTTCGGGCTGGACGCCACGCCCGAGGTGTTCCACGCGGACGACCGCCCGTACGGCCTGATCGAGGGCACCGTCGTCCGGGAGGACTGA
- a CDS encoding M28 family metallopeptidase, with amino-acid sequence MLHLRRSRRRTTLASLAATLLVLPITASAHAAPPATGAARPAAHGAADRVLAAPDISVAAVKAHLAQLQSIATANGGNRAHGRPGYLASVNYVRGHLDAAGFSTTVQSFTYGGATGYNLIADWPGGDANDVLMVGAHLDSVTAGAGINDNGSGSAAILETALAVARTGLVPDRHLRFAWWGAEEQGLRGSTYYVNNLSAAARAQITGHLNFDMVGSPNAGYFVYDGDNSDGTGAGPGPAGSAEIESVIEDYFAGIGVPTRGTDFDGRSDYGPFIARGIPAGGTFTGAEGTKTSAQATLWGGTAGARFDPCYHAACDTTGNINDTALDRNSDAIAYAVWTLAAAPAPGTPVWSDGFETATGWTPNPSTADTATSGAWERGTPGATSSGVATQLTARTGAYDLVTGAAAGSSAGAGDVDGGITSVRSPAIALPSSGTLTLSFAYYLAHLNNASSADYLRVRVVGSTTSTVLTVTGTAANRAASWAVTSADVSAFAGQSVRILVDAADASTASLVEAAIDDVLITQS; translated from the coding sequence TTGCTGCACCTTCGACGAAGCCGGCGGCGCACCACGCTCGCGAGCCTCGCCGCTACGCTGCTGGTCCTGCCGATCACGGCCTCGGCCCACGCCGCACCGCCGGCCACCGGCGCGGCCCGGCCGGCCGCGCACGGCGCCGCGGACCGCGTCCTGGCCGCGCCGGACATCAGCGTCGCCGCCGTGAAGGCCCACCTGGCCCAGCTGCAGTCGATCGCGACCGCGAACGGCGGGAATCGCGCGCACGGCCGGCCGGGCTACCTGGCCTCGGTCAACTACGTACGGGGCCACCTGGACGCGGCCGGGTTCAGCACGACCGTGCAGTCGTTCACCTACGGCGGTGCCACCGGGTACAACCTGATCGCGGACTGGCCCGGCGGCGACGCGAACGACGTGCTGATGGTCGGCGCGCACCTGGACAGCGTGACCGCGGGCGCGGGCATCAACGACAACGGCAGCGGCTCGGCCGCGATCCTGGAGACCGCGCTGGCGGTTGCGCGGACCGGCCTCGTACCCGATCGGCATCTGCGTTTTGCCTGGTGGGGCGCTGAGGAGCAGGGATTGCGCGGCTCGACGTACTACGTGAACAACCTGTCCGCGGCGGCCCGCGCGCAGATCACCGGCCACCTCAACTTCGACATGGTGGGCTCGCCGAACGCGGGCTACTTCGTCTACGACGGCGACAACTCGGACGGTACCGGCGCCGGCCCCGGCCCGGCCGGCAGCGCGGAGATCGAGTCGGTGATCGAGGACTACTTCGCCGGCATCGGCGTGCCGACCCGCGGCACGGACTTCGACGGGCGCAGCGACTACGGGCCGTTCATCGCGCGCGGCATTCCCGCCGGCGGCACGTTCACCGGCGCGGAGGGGACGAAGACCAGCGCGCAGGCCACGCTCTGGGGCGGCACGGCCGGTGCCCGCTTCGACCCGTGCTACCACGCGGCCTGCGACACCACCGGCAACATCAACGACACCGCGCTGGACCGGAACTCGGACGCGATCGCGTACGCGGTCTGGACGCTCGCCGCCGCGCCGGCCCCGGGCACGCCGGTCTGGTCGGACGGCTTCGAGACCGCGACCGGGTGGACCCCGAACCCGTCCACGGCCGACACCGCCACGTCCGGCGCGTGGGAGCGCGGCACGCCCGGCGCGACCAGCTCCGGCGTCGCCACCCAGCTGACCGCGCGGACCGGCGCGTACGACCTGGTCACCGGCGCGGCCGCGGGCAGCAGCGCGGGCGCGGGCGACGTGGACGGCGGCATCACCAGCGTCCGGTCACCGGCGATCGCGCTGCCCTCCTCCGGCACGCTCACGCTGTCGTTCGCGTACTACCTGGCGCACCTGAACAACGCGTCCAGCGCCGACTACCTGCGGGTCCGCGTCGTGGGCAGCACGACCAGCACGGTGCTGACCGTGACCGGCACCGCCGCGAACCGGGCCGCGTCCTGGGCCGTGACCAGCGCGGACGTCTCCGCGTTCGCCGGGCAGTCGGTGCGCATCCTGGTCGACGCCGCGGACGCGTCCACCGCCAGCCTGGTCGAGGCCGCCATCGACGATGTGCTGATCACGCAAAGTTGA
- a CDS encoding DedA family protein — protein sequence MHDLVDWLSTLPPLAVAAVVMLIIGGESMGIPLPGEIAMVSAALLSVSAGFSPWYIAVGAAVGAIVGDSIGYAIGRRGGRPLLIRLGRRFPRHLGPPHLARAESVFATWGVWAVFFGRFVALLRILAGPLAGALHVPYGKFLVANAAGGLLWAFGTVFLIVWIGEAAERYLQDFAWAALLSGLIITLATTAWIRHRTEREPA from the coding sequence GTGCACGACCTCGTGGACTGGCTCTCGACGCTGCCGCCGCTCGCCGTCGCCGCCGTCGTCATGCTCATCATCGGCGGGGAGAGCATGGGCATCCCGCTGCCCGGCGAGATCGCCATGGTCTCCGCCGCGCTCCTGTCCGTCAGCGCCGGTTTCAGCCCCTGGTACATCGCGGTCGGCGCCGCGGTCGGCGCGATCGTCGGCGACTCCATCGGATACGCCATCGGCCGTCGCGGCGGCCGGCCGCTGCTGATCCGGCTCGGCCGCCGCTTCCCCCGGCATCTCGGCCCGCCCCACCTGGCTCGCGCGGAAAGCGTGTTCGCCACGTGGGGCGTCTGGGCCGTCTTCTTCGGCCGCTTCGTCGCGCTGCTGCGCATCCTGGCCGGCCCACTCGCCGGCGCGCTGCACGTCCCGTACGGCAAATTCCTGGTCGCCAACGCCGCCGGCGGCCTCCTCTGGGCCTTCGGCACGGTATTTCTCATCGTCTGGATCGGCGAGGCCGCCGAACGCTACCTCCAGGACTTCGCCTGGGCCGCCCTCCTCTCGGGCCTGATCATCACGCTCGCCACCACAGCGTGGATCCGCCACCGCACCGAACGCGAACCCGCCTGA
- a CDS encoding pyridoxamine 5'-phosphate oxidase family protein, which produces MTLTGTHITEFSEPGSAPLPWPDAERVLTGAEMFWLSTVRTDGRPHVAPLPAMWLHGRAYFCTGAREQKAVNLAANPACALTTGTSLYRSGIDVIIEGTATVTRDEPLLTHLTTLWQSKLDWTFIVRDGAFTDPGHGNTAPVYELTPTKILAFTKAPYSQTRYTFA; this is translated from the coding sequence ATGACGCTCACCGGCACTCACATCACGGAATTCAGCGAGCCCGGCTCCGCCCCGCTCCCCTGGCCCGACGCCGAGCGCGTGCTCACCGGCGCCGAGATGTTCTGGCTCTCCACGGTCCGTACCGACGGCCGCCCGCACGTGGCCCCGCTCCCCGCGATGTGGCTGCACGGCCGCGCCTACTTCTGCACCGGCGCCCGCGAACAGAAGGCCGTCAACCTGGCCGCGAACCCCGCGTGCGCCCTCACCACCGGCACCAGCCTCTACCGCTCCGGCATCGACGTCATCATCGAGGGCACCGCCACCGTCACCCGCGACGAGCCCCTCCTCACCCACCTGACCACGCTCTGGCAGTCGAAACTGGACTGGACCTTCATCGTCCGCGACGGCGCCTTCACCGACCCCGGCCACGGCAACACCGCCCCGGTCTACGAACTCACGCCGACCAAGATTCTCGCCTTCACGAAGGCACCGTATTCCCAGACGCGCTACACGTTCGCGTAG
- the fdh gene encoding formate dehydrogenase has product MGVKTFIEGWPVWRQLTGTDPLGRGLAAQSRRSRELTARTETADSVAKSVCPYCAVGCGQRVFVKDGRVTQIEGDPDSPISRGRLCPKGSASKSLVTNPDRQRTVLYRRPFGTDWEELSLDTAMEMIADRVVAAREQTWEDRDSDGRPLNRTLGIASLGGATLDNEENYLIKKLFTAMGAIQIENQARIUHSATVPGLGTSFGRGGATGFQQDLANADCIVIQGSNMAEAHPVGFQWVMEAKKRGATIIHVDPRFTRTSAMAHKHVPIRAGADIAFLGGVVRYILDNELDFREYVLAYTNAATIVSGDFQDTEDLDGFFSGYDPEHNVYDQTSWAYEGQRGQADSEHEEHTERETASGLQQESHGDPIPGGTRRDETLQDPRCVYQILKRHFARYTPEVVESLTGVPRADFLKVCEAWTRNSGRERTTALVYSVGWTQHSVGVQYIRTGAIIQLLLGNMGRPGGGIMALRGHASIQGSTDIPTLFNLLPGYLPMPVAGKHDTFDEWIDSIRHPGQKGFWANARAYAVNLLKAYWGDAATAENDYGFGWMPRLTGDHGTYQQVLNMIDGKVKGYFLLGQNPAVGSAHGKAQRLGMANLDWLVVRDLYEIESATFWKNGPEAETGEITPETCRTEVFLMPAASHVEKEGTFTQTQRLLQWREKAVDPPQDCRSELWFFYHLGRLVRSRLAGSTLPRDRGLLEMAWDYPVHGDEAEPSAADVLKEINGYEVASGRPLSSFTEMKDDGSTLGGCWIYTGVFKDGVNQAARRKPRSEQDYVAAEWGWAWPANRRTLYNRASADPSGAPWSARKAYVWWDAEKGEWTGHDVPDFERTKPPSYRPPEGAAGVDAIAGDDAFIMQGDGKGWLFVPSGLIDGPMPTHYEPAESPIRNPLYGQQGNPTRKIYVRADNVINPSPPEPHSEVFPYIFTVSRLTEHHTAGGMSRTLPYLAELQPGLFVEVSPALAGELGLRHMDWAHLVTGRSAVEARVFVTDRLRPLRVEGRIVHQIWLPYHFGTNGVVTGDSTNDLFGITLDPNTLIQESKIGTCDLVPGRRPRGQALLSYVAAYRRRAGLTDDHVTPIQTTGDDDG; this is encoded by the coding sequence GTGGGCGTGAAGACCTTCATCGAGGGCTGGCCCGTGTGGCGGCAGCTCACCGGCACCGACCCGCTCGGGCGCGGGCTCGCGGCACAGTCGCGGCGGTCCAGGGAGCTGACCGCGCGCACCGAGACCGCAGACTCCGTGGCCAAGTCGGTCTGTCCCTACTGCGCGGTCGGTTGCGGCCAGCGCGTGTTCGTCAAGGACGGCCGGGTCACCCAGATCGAGGGCGACCCGGACAGCCCGATCTCCCGCGGCCGCCTCTGCCCGAAGGGGTCGGCCAGCAAGAGCCTGGTCACGAACCCGGACCGGCAGCGCACCGTGCTCTACCGCCGGCCGTTCGGCACGGACTGGGAAGAGCTGAGCCTGGACACGGCGATGGAGATGATCGCCGACCGGGTGGTGGCCGCGCGCGAGCAGACCTGGGAGGACCGGGACTCCGACGGCCGCCCGCTGAACCGCACGCTCGGCATCGCGAGCCTGGGCGGCGCCACGCTGGACAACGAAGAGAACTATCTGATCAAGAAGCTCTTCACCGCGATGGGCGCGATCCAGATCGAGAACCAGGCGCGCATTTGACACTCCGCCACCGTTCCCGGTCTGGGAACTTCTTTCGGCCGTGGCGGGGCCACCGGGTTCCAGCAGGACCTGGCCAACGCTGACTGCATCGTCATCCAGGGTTCGAACATGGCCGAGGCACACCCGGTCGGGTTCCAGTGGGTGATGGAGGCGAAGAAGCGCGGTGCGACGATCATCCACGTCGACCCGCGGTTCACCCGGACCAGCGCGATGGCGCACAAGCACGTGCCGATCCGGGCCGGTGCGGACATCGCGTTCCTCGGCGGCGTCGTGCGCTACATCCTGGACAACGAGCTCGACTTCCGGGAGTACGTGCTGGCGTACACGAACGCGGCCACCATCGTGTCCGGCGACTTCCAGGACACCGAGGACCTGGACGGGTTCTTCTCCGGTTACGACCCGGAGCACAACGTCTACGACCAGACCAGCTGGGCGTACGAGGGGCAGCGCGGCCAGGCGGACAGCGAGCACGAGGAGCACACGGAGCGGGAGACCGCGTCCGGGCTGCAGCAGGAGTCGCACGGCGATCCGATCCCGGGTGGGACGCGCCGGGACGAGACGCTGCAGGACCCGCGGTGCGTCTACCAGATCCTGAAGCGGCACTTCGCGCGCTACACGCCGGAGGTGGTGGAGAGCCTCACCGGCGTACCCCGGGCTGATTTCCTGAAGGTCTGCGAGGCGTGGACCCGGAACTCCGGCCGGGAGCGGACCACGGCGCTGGTCTACTCGGTCGGCTGGACGCAGCACAGCGTGGGCGTGCAGTACATCCGGACCGGCGCGATCATCCAGCTGCTGCTCGGCAACATGGGCCGGCCCGGCGGCGGGATCATGGCGCTCCGTGGGCACGCCAGCATCCAGGGGTCGACCGACATCCCGACGCTGTTCAACCTACTGCCCGGCTACCTGCCGATGCCGGTCGCGGGCAAGCACGACACGTTCGACGAGTGGATCGACAGCATCCGGCACCCGGGGCAGAAGGGCTTCTGGGCGAACGCGCGCGCGTACGCGGTCAACCTGCTCAAGGCGTACTGGGGCGACGCGGCCACCGCGGAGAACGACTACGGGTTCGGCTGGATGCCCCGGCTGACCGGCGATCACGGTACGTACCAGCAGGTCCTGAACATGATCGACGGCAAGGTGAAGGGCTACTTCCTGCTCGGGCAGAACCCGGCGGTCGGCTCCGCGCACGGCAAGGCGCAGCGGCTCGGCATGGCGAACCTGGACTGGCTGGTCGTCCGCGACCTGTACGAGATCGAGAGCGCAACGTTCTGGAAGAACGGGCCCGAGGCCGAGACCGGGGAGATCACGCCGGAGACCTGCCGGACCGAGGTGTTTCTCATGCCGGCCGCCAGCCACGTGGAGAAGGAGGGCACGTTCACCCAGACGCAGCGCCTGCTCCAGTGGCGGGAGAAGGCGGTCGACCCACCGCAGGACTGCCGCTCCGAGCTGTGGTTCTTCTACCACCTGGGCCGGCTGGTCCGCTCACGCCTGGCGGGTTCCACGTTGCCCAGGGACCGCGGTCTGCTGGAGATGGCCTGGGACTACCCGGTGCACGGCGACGAGGCCGAGCCGAGCGCGGCCGACGTGCTCAAGGAGATCAACGGGTACGAGGTGGCGAGCGGCCGCCCGCTGTCCTCGTTCACCGAGATGAAGGACGACGGGAGCACGCTGGGCGGCTGCTGGATCTACACCGGCGTGTTCAAGGACGGCGTGAACCAGGCCGCCCGGCGCAAGCCGCGGTCCGAGCAGGACTACGTGGCGGCGGAGTGGGGCTGGGCCTGGCCGGCGAACCGGCGCACGCTCTACAACCGCGCGTCAGCGGACCCGTCCGGTGCGCCGTGGTCCGCCCGGAAGGCGTACGTCTGGTGGGACGCGGAGAAGGGCGAGTGGACCGGGCACGACGTGCCGGACTTCGAGAGGACGAAGCCGCCGTCGTACCGGCCGCCGGAGGGCGCGGCCGGCGTGGACGCGATCGCGGGCGACGACGCGTTCATCATGCAGGGCGACGGGAAGGGCTGGCTGTTCGTGCCGAGCGGGCTCATCGACGGCCCGATGCCGACGCACTACGAGCCGGCCGAGTCGCCGATCCGCAACCCGCTGTACGGGCAGCAGGGCAACCCGACCCGGAAGATCTACGTACGCGCGGACAACGTGATCAACCCGAGCCCGCCGGAGCCGCACAGCGAGGTCTTCCCGTACATCTTCACGGTCAGCCGGCTCACCGAGCACCACACGGCCGGCGGCATGAGCCGCACGCTGCCGTACCTGGCGGAGCTGCAACCGGGCCTGTTCGTCGAGGTGTCACCGGCGCTGGCCGGCGAGCTCGGCCTGCGGCACATGGACTGGGCGCACCTGGTCACCGGGCGGTCCGCGGTGGAGGCCCGGGTGTTCGTCACCGACCGGCTGCGGCCGCTGCGTGTCGAGGGGCGGATCGTGCACCAGATCTGGCTGCCGTACCACTTCGGCACGAACGGCGTGGTCACCGGCGACTCGACGAACGACCTGTTCGGCATCACGCTCGACCCGAACACGCTGATCCAGGAAAGCAAGATCGGCACGTGCGATCTGGTGCCGGGGCGGCGTCCGAGGGGTCAGGCGCTGCTGTCCTACGTGGCCGCCTACCGGCGCCGCGCCGGCCTGACCGACGACCACGTGACGCCGATCCAGACGACTGGGGATGACGATGGGTAA
- a CDS encoding 4Fe-4S dicluster domain-containing protein: MTMGNLSGPGNNSLYGPLDPAPDAGYADAPPRMGFFTDTSVCIGCKACEVACKEWNGVPADGYDLLGQSFDNTGGLTANSWRAVHFIEQPMPASVSAVDAAPAAAPAPAAVALGMPGIGPPAGEARPDFRWLMMSNVCKHCTHAACLDVCPTGALFRTEYGTVVVQEDICNGCGYCIPACPYGVVDQRKDDGRAWKCTLCYDRIGDGLTPACAQACPTESIQYGELSELRERAAERVDALRAAGETTARLYGHDENDGVGGDGAFFLLLDEPEVYGLPPDPVVTTRDLPAMWKRAGVAALTMVGAAIVAFAGRSR; the protein is encoded by the coding sequence ATGACGATGGGTAACCTCTCCGGCCCGGGGAACAACAGCCTGTACGGTCCGCTGGATCCGGCGCCGGACGCGGGATATGCCGACGCGCCGCCGCGGATGGGGTTCTTCACCGACACCAGCGTGTGCATCGGCTGCAAGGCGTGCGAGGTGGCCTGCAAGGAATGGAACGGCGTGCCCGCGGACGGGTACGACCTGCTCGGCCAGTCCTTCGACAACACCGGCGGGCTGACCGCGAACTCGTGGCGGGCCGTGCACTTCATCGAGCAGCCGATGCCGGCATCGGTGTCCGCGGTCGACGCGGCGCCCGCCGCCGCGCCCGCGCCGGCCGCGGTGGCGCTCGGCATGCCGGGCATCGGGCCGCCGGCCGGGGAGGCACGGCCGGACTTCCGCTGGCTGATGATGTCCAACGTCTGCAAGCACTGTACGCACGCGGCCTGCCTGGACGTGTGCCCGACCGGTGCGCTGTTCCGCACCGAGTACGGCACCGTGGTGGTGCAGGAGGACATCTGCAACGGCTGCGGCTACTGCATCCCGGCCTGCCCGTACGGCGTGGTCGACCAGCGCAAGGACGACGGCCGCGCGTGGAAGTGCACGCTCTGCTACGACCGGATCGGCGACGGGCTCACGCCCGCGTGCGCGCAAGCCTGCCCGACCGAGTCCATCCAGTACGGCGAGCTGTCCGAGCTGCGGGAACGGGCGGCGGAACGGGTGGACGCGCTGCGCGCGGCGGGGGAGACGACCGCGCGGCTGTACGGGCACGACGAGAACGACGGGGTCGGCGGCGACGGCGCGTTCTTCCTGCTGCTGGACGAACCCGAGGTGTACGGGCTGCCGCCGGACCCGGTCGTCACCACGCGCGACCTGCCGGCGATGTGGAAGCGTGCGGGCGTGGCCGCACTGACGATGGTGGGAGCGGCGATAGTGGCGTTCGCGGGACGGTCGCGGTGA
- the nrfD gene encoding NrfD/PsrC family molybdoenzyme membrane anchor subunit, with protein sequence MVPEAEFRSYYNRPIVKAAVWKHDIAAYLFTGGLAAGSALLGAGGDLTGRPALRRAGRLAALGAIGASTYFLIADLGRPARFHHMLRIARPTSPMSMGTWILSAFGGAAGVAAAAEIAPALLPERGLLGLVRRAMPLTGRATGIAAAAAAPALATYTAVLLADTATPSWHEAYPELPFVFGGSALASGAAVGLIAAPVAQNGPAARLAVAGAVIEQIAAHRVEHGMGLLSEPYRQGRAGKLLKVSRALTIAGAVGAVLGRRSRVVSALSGVALLAASAATRFGIFDGGIASARDPKYTVIPQRARLADRTAGSGGTGGLAGAGSSGVTGASAGTPAAGGIAVTGGAVLGDRGDGTADAAGHSADDDSVR encoded by the coding sequence ATGGTGCCGGAGGCCGAGTTCCGGTCGTACTACAACCGGCCGATCGTCAAGGCCGCGGTCTGGAAGCACGACATCGCCGCGTACCTGTTCACCGGCGGGCTCGCGGCCGGGTCCGCGCTGCTCGGCGCCGGTGGCGACCTCACCGGGCGGCCCGCGCTGCGCCGCGCCGGACGCCTTGCCGCGCTCGGTGCGATCGGCGCCAGCACGTACTTCCTGATCGCCGACCTCGGCCGGCCGGCGCGGTTCCACCACATGCTGCGGATCGCGCGGCCGACCTCGCCGATGTCGATGGGCACCTGGATCCTCTCCGCGTTCGGCGGCGCGGCCGGAGTGGCGGCCGCGGCCGAGATCGCCCCGGCGCTGCTGCCCGAACGCGGGCTGCTCGGGCTGGTCCGCCGCGCGATGCCGCTCACCGGCCGGGCGACCGGGATCGCCGCGGCGGCGGCCGCCCCGGCGCTCGCCACCTACACCGCGGTGCTGCTGGCGGACACGGCCACGCCGTCCTGGCACGAGGCGTACCCGGAACTGCCGTTCGTCTTCGGCGGCAGCGCGCTGGCCAGCGGGGCCGCGGTCGGGCTGATCGCGGCGCCGGTCGCACAGAACGGCCCGGCGGCGCGGCTCGCGGTCGCGGGCGCGGTCATCGAGCAGATCGCGGCGCACCGGGTCGAGCACGGGATGGGACTGCTCAGCGAGCCGTACCGGCAGGGCCGGGCCGGGAAGCTGCTCAAGGTGAGCCGGGCGCTGACGATCGCGGGCGCGGTGGGCGCGGTGCTCGGCCGCCGTAGCCGGGTGGTGTCCGCGCTCTCCGGGGTCGCGCTGCTGGCGGCCTCGGCGGCGACCCGCTTCGGGATCTTCGACGGCGGCATCGCCTCGGCGCGGGATCCGAAGTACACGGTGATCCCGCAGCGCGCCCGGCTCGCGGACCGCACGGCGGGTTCCGGCGGCACCGGGGGTCTGGCCGGCGCAGGGAGTTCCGGCGTCACCGGCGCTTCGGCCGGGACGCCCGCGGCCGGCGGTATCGCGGTCACCGGCGGTGCGGTCCTCGGCGATCGCGGTGACGGCACCGCCGACGCCGCCGGCCACTCCGCCGATGACGACTCCGTGCGGTGA
- a CDS encoding PRC and DUF2382 domain-containing protein, with amino-acid sequence MSITSEHWNSLPGRTVFDRDGDRVGTVDQVWTGADGTGAEWVSVRTGLFGLRDTLIPLGAAELRDGELFVPFDKSTIKGAPRVESDADEPLDQSEVQRLYAYYAGGENAGRHAMTRSEERLHVDTERHATGTARLRKYVVTEDVRTTVPVQREEVRLEREPITDANREDAFAGPAISESEHEVTLHAERPVVRTEAVPVERVRLGTETVQDEETVGGRVRKERIEADLPDRNRR; translated from the coding sequence ATGAGCATCACGTCCGAGCACTGGAACTCCCTTCCTGGCCGCACCGTCTTCGACCGGGACGGTGACCGCGTCGGCACCGTGGACCAGGTGTGGACGGGCGCGGACGGCACCGGCGCCGAGTGGGTGAGCGTGCGCACCGGCCTGTTCGGCCTGCGCGACACGCTGATCCCGCTCGGCGCGGCCGAACTGCGCGACGGGGAGCTGTTCGTGCCGTTCGACAAGTCCACGATCAAGGGTGCGCCGCGGGTGGAGAGCGACGCCGACGAGCCGCTCGACCAGTCCGAGGTGCAGCGCCTGTACGCGTACTACGCCGGCGGTGAGAACGCCGGCCGGCACGCGATGACCCGCTCCGAGGAACGTCTGCACGTGGATACGGAACGGCACGCGACCGGTACGGCACGGCTGCGCAAGTACGTGGTCACCGAGGACGTGCGGACCACCGTGCCGGTGCAGCGCGAGGAGGTGCGCCTGGAACGCGAGCCGATCACGGACGCGAACCGGGAGGACGCGTTCGCCGGCCCGGCGATCAGCGAGTCCGAGCACGAGGTGACGCTGCACGCGGAACGTCCGGTGGTGCGCACGGAGGCGGTGCCGGTCGAGCGGGTCCGTCTCGGCACGGAGACCGTACAGGACGAGGAGACGGTCGGCGGGCGCGTCCGCAAGGAACGGATCGAGGCCGACCTGCCGGACCGTAACCGCCGCTGA